In Blastococcus saxobsidens DD2, the genomic stretch GCCGGCCGAAGACGACCCGCTCCTTGGCCCGGGCGGCCATCAGCGCGAGGGCGCGCTCGGCGGCGCCCAAGGCCCGCATGCAGTGGTGGATCCGGCCGGGACCGAGCCGGGCCTGGGCGGCGGCGAAGCCCCCACCCTCCTCGCCGATCACGTTCGTCACCGGCACCCGCACCTGGGAGAAGACCACCTCGGCGTGCCCGTGCTGGTCGTGGTGCCCGAGCACCGGGTAGTCGCGGACGACGGTGACGCCGGGGGTGTCCCGCGGGACGAGCACCATCGTCTGCTGCCGGTGCGGCGGAGCACCCGGGTCGGTCTTCCCCATGAGGACGAAGAAGGCGCACCGCGGGTCCATGGTGCCGCTGGTCCACCACTTCCGGCCGTTGATCACGTACTCGTCGCTGTCGCGGTCGATCCGCGTGGCGATGTTCGTCGCGTCACTGCTGGCCACGTCCGGCTCCGTCATGGCGAAGGCCGAGCGGATCTCCCCGGCCAGCAGCGGTTCGAGCCACCCCCGCTTCTGTTCGTCGGTGCCGAGCAGGTGGAGCAGTTCCATGTTGCCGGTGTCCGGTGCGGCGCAGTTGATCGCCTCGGGGGCAAGCTCCAGGCTCCATCCCGACAGCTCCGCGATCGGTGCGTACTCCAGTTGCGTGAGGCCGGACTCGGCGGGCAGGAAGAGGTTCCACAACCCCCGGGCGCGGGCCCGGTCCTTGAGCACCTCGATGATCGGCGGCGCCTCGTGGTCGTCGGCGCCGGCAGCCCGACGGTGGGCCAGGTACTCGGTCTCGGCCGGCAGCACCTGCTCCCGCATGAACGCGACCATGGCCTCGCGCAGCTCGCGTGCGCGGGGTGAGGGCGAGGGCAGCTCGTACACCGGCATGGGGCCTCCGATCGGACCTGGCACGACGAGCGTCGCGCTCGACGAGCATCCAGGGTCAGGCGCCGGCGCGCACCGCCTGGACGAGCGCGGCCGGCTGCAGCTGGGCCGGGCCGAGCAGTTCGCCGTCCAGCAGAACGGTGGGAGTGCTGGTGACGCCGTCCCGGCTAGCCTGGTCGGTGACCGTGCGGGTCCAGTCCTCGTAGACCAGGTCGCGGATACCGCGCTCGACGTCCGCACCCGAGGCTCCGGCTCGCCCGGCGAGCGCGATCAGCTCGTCGTCGGTGAGCCCGGGCGTCCCCTCGACCGGCTGCCGCTCGTAGAGCATCCCGGCGAACCGGACGAAGGCCTCCGGGCCGGCGGCGTCGACCACGACCCCGGCGGCGTTGAGCGAGCGGGTCGAGTACCGGTCCGGGGAGACCTGGTCGAGGAAGGCCATCGGGTGGTACCGCACCCGGGCACTGCCGTCGGCGACCAGTTGCGCGATCGTCTCGGCGTCGAGAGCCTCGAACCGGGCGCACGCCGGGCACTGGAAGTCCTCGTAGACGTCGAAGGTCACCGGGGCGTCCGCCCGGCCCACCTCGATCGCCGTGCCGCCGTCGACGGTGTTCGCCGGCACGGCGGCGTCCGGCGACGACGAGGTCCGGTACGACTGGGCGACGATGGCCAGGACGACCGCCGCGACGAGCAGGACCGAGCCGACGATCGCGCCCGCCAGGGTCCTCCGGCGCCGGGCGGCACGGGCACGCGTCGCGGCCTCCTCGGCCCGCCTGGCGGCGATCCGCTGACGAGCGGTGGCCTTCTTCCCGTGCGGGGGTCGGTGGGCGAGCTGGTCAACGGACACGGGTGTTCTCCGAGATCGCGAGGGGAACCGGAGACTCGGCGTCGTCCGGACGTGGGTGTGCGGGCGGCGCGCCGCCCAGGGCGAGACGGGACCGGGGCCGGCGGGCCAGCAGCAGGGCGATGCCCAGCAGTGCGAGGTCGCGCAGCATCTCGCCGGGATAGGGGGTGTCGGCGGTCGCGACCACACCACCGCCGCCGAAGCAGCCGCAGTCGATCCGCAGCCCGCGTGCCCAGGCGGAGGCGACCCCGGCCATGAAGACGACGAGCAGGAGGGCGACCGACAGCGCGGCGGTCCGCACGAACACCCCGGCGAGCAGGGCCAGGCCGACGGCGATCTCGAGGACCGGCAGGCCGAACGCCACGGGCGCGACCAGCGGCTCGGGCAGCAGCTGGTAGGCACGGACGGCACGGACGGCGGCCGCCGGGTCGGGGACCTTCAGCGCTCCGGCGACGAGGAGCACGCCGCCGAGGAGCAGCCGTCCGGCGGTCGCCGACCACGGCCCGACGGCTCGGCGGGCCCCCGCCGAGCCGCCCCCGACCTCGACGTCAGGCACGGGTCAGCCGGAGCCGCCACGCGTCCGGACCGCGCTCCTCGTAGTCCACGGCCAGGGCGCCGCCCGCGCGGGCGGAGAGCTGGCGGAGCAGCGGCAGCGGGTCGTGCGGCGCCACCAGCAGCAACGAGCCGCCGTCGGGGACGGCGTCGAAGGCCCCGAACACCGTGGCGTGGCGGATGGCGTGCGGTACCGCCCGGACGTCGAGGACCGGGATGTCGTCGTCGTCGTGGCCGCCGCAGCCGCAGCTGCCCTTCGCCGGCACCGGCGGGACGGCGGCATCGTGGTCGTGGTCGTGATCGTGGCCGCCCTCGCCCAGGAGTTCGTGCATCCCGGCGAGGACGCCGGCGAGCGAGACGGCCGGATCGGCGGCGAGCACCGGCAGCACGAGGTCGTTCTCCTTGGCCAGGTGTGCGTCGAAGAGCACGCGCAGGGCGTGACCGCCGGCCGCCGCGGCGGCCGGTTCCACGGCCCGGTCCAGTTCCCGCACCAGCTCCTCGAGCACCCGGTGCTCGGCGGTCATCGCCTCGACGAGGAGCCGGAGCCGCTCGGACCGGGCGGCGGCCGGGTAGAGCGCCCGCTCCTCGGCCGCGGCGTGCGGCAGCAGGTCGCCGCCGAGGAAGCCCAGCGCGGCGGCGCGGGCCTGGCGGAAGCCGGCGGCACCGGGCGCGGTGGCGGCGGCGAGCAGGGCGTCGACGTGGACGGCCAGCCGGCCGGCCAGTTCGGCGTGGTGCTGCCGGACGGCCTCGATGGCAGCGGCGTCGTCAGCATCGGAGGCCAGGACCATGTCGATGGCGCCTGGCGGCAGGGTGGTGGTCACGGATTCCTCCTTCTCGACGGCCCCGCTGGCCGACTGCCGCAGAATTTACTACGGTGCATACCGTGGAAAACAAGAGCGACGCTCCCGAGCTCGGTGCCGCACCGGTCCGCGGCTCGGTCGGCCCGCCACTGTCCGGCGCCCGCGGCACGGTGCTGGAGCGGCTG encodes the following:
- a CDS encoding DsbA family protein, which gives rise to MSVDQLAHRPPHGKKATARQRIAARRAEEAATRARAARRRRTLAGAIVGSVLLVAAVVLAIVAQSYRTSSSPDAAVPANTVDGGTAIEVGRADAPVTFDVYEDFQCPACARFEALDAETIAQLVADGSARVRYHPMAFLDQVSPDRYSTRSLNAAGVVVDAAGPEAFVRFAGMLYERQPVEGTPGLTDDELIALAGRAGASGADVERGIRDLVYEDWTRTVTDQASRDGVTSTPTVLLDGELLGPAQLQPAALVQAVRAGA
- a CDS encoding MauE/DoxX family redox-associated membrane protein translates to MPDVEVGGGSAGARRAVGPWSATAGRLLLGGVLLVAGALKVPDPAAAVRAVRAYQLLPEPLVAPVAFGLPVLEIAVGLALLAGVFVRTAALSVALLLVVFMAGVASAWARGLRIDCGCFGGGGVVATADTPYPGEMLRDLALLGIALLLARRPRSRLALGGAPPAHPRPDDAESPVPLAISENTRVR
- a CDS encoding DUF2249 domain-containing protein; translated protein: MTTTLPPGAIDMVLASDADDAAAIEAVRQHHAELAGRLAVHVDALLAAATAPGAAGFRQARAAALGFLGGDLLPHAAAEERALYPAAARSERLRLLVEAMTAEHRVLEELVRELDRAVEPAAAAAGGHALRVLFDAHLAKENDLVLPVLAADPAVSLAGVLAGMHELLGEGGHDHDHDHDAAVPPVPAKGSCGCGGHDDDDIPVLDVRAVPHAIRHATVFGAFDAVPDGGSLLLVAPHDPLPLLRQLSARAGGALAVDYEERGPDAWRLRLTRA